The following coding sequences lie in one Candidatus Kaelpia imicola genomic window:
- a CDS encoding Trm112 family protein, which yields MINKELLDILACPKCKGDIELIEEKGLLCRSCRLLYPVKDGIPVMLIDEAFPYNEDE from the coding sequence ATGATAAATAAAGAGCTGCTTGATATCTTGGCCTGCCCTAAATGTAAAGGCGATATAGAGCTTATTGAAGAGAAGGGTCTGTTATGCAGGAGCTGCAGACTGCTCTATCCTGTAAAAGACGGTATACCTGTAATGCTTATCGATGAAGCCTTCCCTTACAATGAGGATGAGTAA
- a CDS encoding DUF1844 domain-containing protein, with translation MEENKDIKDKVWEVNFVNFINGLGLECLVGLGKIENPLTKRKEVNPKQVRYIIDTLDMLKEKTEGNLKDDEQKIIDELSSYLKMVYVEIQGEKDKEKKEDKEEKNAEGEEEPKDKDLDSGEVEKDSKSEIVEDKIEDKAESKDDK, from the coding sequence ATGGAAGAAAATAAAGATATAAAAGACAAAGTTTGGGAAGTAAATTTTGTTAATTTTATAAACGGTTTAGGCTTAGAGTGCTTGGTGGGGCTGGGTAAGATAGAGAATCCTCTTACAAAGCGTAAAGAGGTAAACCCCAAGCAGGTTCGCTATATAATAGATACTCTGGATATGCTTAAAGAGAAGACAGAGGGTAACCTTAAGGATGATGAGCAGAAGATAATAGATGAGCTATCTTCTTATCTTAAGATGGTCTATGTGGAGATTCAAGGTGAGAAAGATAAGGAAAAGAAAGAAGATAAGGAAGAGAAGAATGCAGAGGGAGAGGAAGAACCTAAAGATAAAGATTTGGATTCAGGTGAGGTAGAGAAAGATAGCAAATCAGAGATCGTAGAAGATAAAATAGAAGACAAAGCGGAGAGTAAGGATGATAAATAA
- a CDS encoding pitrilysin family protein: MKNMDGFYSGVNLKEYDNGLKFIYKHFPSDIAAVSICFATGSSDEAEFLGSGLAHLTEHLVFEGRKDLEDKMREYGASSNAYTTFDHTLYYFEVPKENLNKTLEIFIPAMFSPELTEEVFSREREVVLKEAKFRDDNPSSRISKIAFKKSYRDHPYGYPIIGETQLIEKVTLDDLIEFHSKNYVPNNAVISITGDLDYKEVDKRLKGLISKLKPGCIRKESFPDEERSHPLEYTEHYPGKVSYIFISFPGVSMFHSDLESLDFLSEYLSWGKDAPLYKRFIERGICYSIDTVSYTPYSQGLFGFFVVLEDKNIGDFKREFKKFLSEIERGGFNDERIRRLKKRVSFEFLKEQERPIDIAQSLSRSESLASDYKYNLKYLNRFLSIDKEGLSRVADRYLNLERAVEVKLIPEVEKEQQERLKFKKRSFEKIDYDNGLRVILSDSDVSPLTAITVIFEGGLRAEDKDINGISKILPNLLITSEIEQRFLDLGAVVKPVSGNNSIGFSIQTPEMEISEVLSLTANLLKNPEFKKDDLEVIKNIQIGKIKDSEIDLFYQASKIMREAIFKEQSYRMMPDGTVESVGSLEMEDIYNFKDRVFTPANCVISVAGDIGKDSVKKVLRKELGEWRGIEPEFSKTRDLYPGEQKRVDKFIPQREVLVEIGFMVPEISSDDRYVMDLIQMMVTGQGSLFFNRIRRELGGAYALGGMLFLGPDPGIMSFYVATTPDKEEQVLEKMLLILSEIRSGDIAVKEIADAKEMLRSRYLRDIITNSSISFRTAVYEVLGIGYREIDQYLEKIAAVSKEDIVKFLEVYIDPLKAAIIRVGRIEKE; encoded by the coding sequence ATGAAGAATATGGATGGTTTTTATAGCGGTGTTAACTTGAAAGAATATGATAACGGTCTCAAGTTCATCTATAAGCATTTTCCCTCTGATATAGCTGCGGTATCGATATGTTTTGCTACCGGGAGCTCTGATGAGGCTGAGTTTTTAGGCTCAGGTTTAGCCCATCTTACAGAACATCTTGTCTTTGAAGGCAGGAAGGATTTAGAGGATAAGATGAGAGAGTATGGGGCGTCATCCAATGCCTATACTACATTTGATCATACGCTATATTATTTCGAAGTACCTAAGGAAAACCTAAACAAGACTCTTGAGATCTTTATCCCTGCTATGTTTAGCCCTGAGTTAACTGAGGAGGTTTTCTCCAGAGAGAGAGAGGTTGTTTTAAAAGAGGCCAAGTTTAGAGATGATAATCCCTCATCCCGAATATCTAAGATTGCTTTTAAGAAATCCTACAGGGACCATCCCTATGGTTATCCGATAATCGGTGAGACCCAGCTTATAGAAAAAGTTACTCTGGACGATTTGATAGAGTTTCACAGTAAGAACTATGTTCCCAACAATGCTGTCATATCTATTACAGGTGATTTAGACTATAAAGAGGTTGATAAGCGCTTAAAGGGTTTAATCTCTAAACTTAAACCCGGCTGTATTAGGAAAGAGTCTTTTCCTGATGAAGAGAGAAGTCATCCTTTAGAATATACAGAGCATTACCCGGGTAAGGTCAGTTATATATTTATATCCTTTCCCGGTGTATCTATGTTTCATTCGGATTTAGAGAGCTTGGATTTCTTATCTGAATATCTAAGCTGGGGTAAAGATGCCCCTCTCTATAAGCGTTTTATAGAGAGAGGAATATGTTATTCGATAGATACAGTCAGCTATACGCCTTACTCCCAAGGTCTATTCGGATTCTTTGTGGTTCTTGAAGATAAAAATATTGGAGATTTTAAGAGAGAGTTTAAAAAGTTTCTCTCTGAGATAGAGAGAGGCGGTTTTAATGATGAGAGGATCCGGCGTCTTAAAAAGAGAGTCTCGTTTGAGTTCTTAAAAGAGCAGGAGAGACCTATTGATATTGCGCAGAGTTTATCAAGGAGTGAGAGCTTAGCATCGGATTATAAGTACAACCTAAAATACCTAAATAGGTTTTTATCTATAGATAAGGAAGGTCTGAGTAGAGTAGCTGATAGATACTTAAACTTAGAGAGAGCAGTTGAGGTAAAACTTATCCCTGAAGTAGAAAAAGAGCAGCAGGAGAGGCTTAAGTTTAAGAAAAGGAGTTTTGAGAAGATAGATTACGATAACGGGCTTAGAGTTATTCTCTCTGACTCCGATGTTTCACCTCTTACTGCAATTACAGTTATTTTTGAAGGCGGATTAAGGGCTGAGGATAAAGATATAAACGGTATCTCTAAAATTCTGCCCAACCTGCTTATAACATCTGAGATAGAGCAGAGATTCCTTGACCTGGGGGCTGTCGTTAAGCCGGTATCCGGAAATAACAGCATTGGATTCTCGATTCAGACACCGGAGATGGAGATATCCGAAGTATTAAGTCTAACGGCAAACCTCCTGAAGAACCCCGAATTTAAGAAAGACGATTTAGAGGTTATTAAGAATATTCAAATTGGGAAGATAAAAGACTCTGAGATAGATCTTTTCTATCAGGCATCCAAGATTATGCGTGAGGCTATATTTAAAGAGCAGTCTTACAGGATGATGCCGGATGGAACAGTAGAGTCAGTAGGGTCACTAGAGATGGAAGATATATACAACTTCAAAGATAGGGTATTTACTCCTGCTAACTGTGTGATATCGGTTGCAGGTGATATAGGCAAGGATAGCGTTAAAAAGGTTTTAAGGAAAGAGCTTGGGGAATGGAGAGGGATTGAGCCGGAGTTCTCAAAAACAAGAGATCTCTACCCAGGTGAGCAGAAGAGAGTAGATAAGTTTATACCTCAAAGAGAGGTATTGGTTGAGATCGGTTTTATGGTTCCGGAGATATCCTCGGATGATAGATATGTTATGGATTTGATACAGATGATGGTTACAGGCCAGGGCTCACTCTTCTTTAACAGGATCAGAAGAGAGCTGGGCGGTGCTTATGCTTTAGGCGGGATGTTGTTCTTAGGCCCTGATCCTGGGATTATGAGTTTCTATGTTGCAACAACACCGGATAAAGAAGAGCAGGTTTTAGAGAAGATGCTTTTGATATTAAGTGAGATCAGGAGCGGAGATATAGCCGTTAAGGAGATAGCAGATGCTAAGGAGATGTTAAGGAGCCGTTATTTAAGAGATATAATAACCAACTCTTCAATCTCTTTTCGGACAGCCGTGTATGAGGTTTTAGGAATCGGCTATCGTGAGATAGATCAATATTTAGAGAAGATAGCTGCGGTTAGCAAAGAAGATATTGTTAAGTTCTTAGAGGTTTATATCGACCCTCTGAAAGCGGCTATTATCAGGGTAGGCAGGATTGAAAAAGAGTAG
- the rpsU gene encoding 30S ribosomal protein S21, which translates to MAKVEVRSNESLDQALRRFKRKVEQEGLMKVLRAIRHYEKPSEIKRRKMMKKKRRSK; encoded by the coding sequence GTGGCAAAGGTAGAAGTTAGATCAAACGAGAGCCTGGATCAGGCATTGCGCCGTTTTAAAAGAAAGGTTGAGCAGGAAGGCCTGATGAAGGTTCTGCGCGCCATTAGGCATTATGAGAAGCCTAGTGAAATCAAGCGCAGAAAGATGATGAAGAAAAAACGCAGGAGTAAATAG
- a CDS encoding tetratricopeptide repeat protein — protein sequence MKLKKKFNSIGLLLMLIGFAAFLQKPAAAQESGEYFKSGRLHYINRDIAKAKNCFEEALKLNPEYAKAWRELGICYMEEGNFEKAINSLNQSLKLNPDSPKANYAIAVAYLKKEEPSIELAKKGYNKAVKLGYNIPKWFLTFLQRCEKEMEVYE from the coding sequence ATGAAACTTAAAAAGAAATTTAATTCAATAGGTCTTCTTCTAATGCTAATAGGTTTTGCAGCATTTTTGCAAAAACCAGCAGCAGCTCAAGAATCAGGAGAATATTTTAAATCAGGCAGATTGCATTATATAAATAGAGATATTGCTAAGGCAAAAAACTGCTTTGAGGAAGCTTTAAAACTTAATCCTGAATATGCCAAAGCCTGGCGTGAATTAGGGATATGCTATATGGAAGAAGGCAATTTTGAGAAAGCGATAAATTCGCTTAATCAATCTTTAAAATTAAACCCTGACTCTCCAAAAGCCAATTATGCTATAGCTGTGGCTTATCTTAAGAAGGAAGAACCAAGTATAGAATTGGCAAAGAAGGGTTATAACAAAGCCGTGAAGCTGGGATACAATATTCCAAAGTGGTTTCTTACTTTTCTTCAGCGCTGCGAAAAGGAGATGGAAGTATATGAATAG